ACGGGATCAGGAACGGCATGCTGCCGCTGCCCACGCGCGCGAACAGGTTGCCGAGGATGCCGATGCGGAAGCTGACCACCTTGAACAGGTGCAGCGGGAACAGCGGTGCGGTGGCGCTGGCCGCGTGCAGCCAGTAGCCGATCAGCGCGGCCAGGCCGGCGATCGCCAGCAGCATGACGAACGCATGGCGCAGGCCCAGCTCGGAGATCCCGTCCAGCGCCAGCGACAGCGCGACCATGCCGAAGGCCAGCATCGCGTAGCCGATCAGGTCGAAGCAGGTGCGCTGCTCGCCGTGGAAATCGGGCATCACCGTCAGCGCCGCGACGAAGCCGATCGCGCCGATCGGCAGGTTGATCAGGAACACCCAGTGCCACGAGGCCACCTGCACCAGCCAGCCGCCCAGCGTCGGCCCCACCAGCGGCCCGATCAGCGCCGGGATCGCGATGAAGCTCATCGCGCTCAGGAACTGCTCGCGCGACACCGAGCGCATCACCGCCAGGCGCCCGACCGGCAGCAGCATCGCCCCGCCGATGCCCTGCAGCACCCGCGCCGCGACCAGGTAGGGCAGGCGCGGCGCCGCCGCGCACAGCAGCGAACCGAGGGTGAACAGCACGATCGCGGCCAGGAAGGTGCGGCGCGTGCCGTAGCGGTCGGCGATCCAGCCCGAGGCGGGGATGAACATCGCCACCGCCAGCGCATAGCTGAACACCACCGATTGCATCTGCAGCGGGCTTTCGCCCAGGCTGCGCGCCATTGCCGGCAGCGCGGTGTTGACGATGGTCGCGTCGAGCATCTGCATGAAGA
The Xanthomonas sp. AM6 DNA segment above includes these coding regions:
- the mdtD gene encoding multidrug transporter subunit MdtD gives rise to the protein MSAPSPDPISVPNYRSFRPLLWLVSLAIFMQMLDATIVNTALPAMARSLGESPLQMQSVVFSYALAVAMFIPASGWIADRYGTRRTFLAAIVLFTLGSLLCAAAPRLPYLVAARVLQGIGGAMLLPVGRLAVMRSVSREQFLSAMSFIAIPALIGPLVGPTLGGWLVQVASWHWVFLINLPIGAIGFVAALTVMPDFHGEQRTCFDLIGYAMLAFGMVALSLALDGISELGLRHAFVMLLAIAGLAALIGYWLHAASATAPLFPLHLFKVVSFRIGILGNLFARVGSGSMPFLIPLLLQVGLGMSPMRAGLMMVPVALAGMAAKRAAVKLVERYGYRRVLMTNTVLVGVAMASFVLFDAGQALGWRLLQLALFGAVNSLQFTVMNTVTLRDLDSDQASAGNGLLSMVMMLATGFGAAAAGSLLAAFNTHLGDTHGATAALHATFVCVGAITLTSTLIFWQLPDTRPHPRQVEEVAE